In the genome of Acidobacteriota bacterium, the window CCGGCCTGAAATTCAGGAAGCGCGGTTAAAGATCAAACAGGCGCAATACGACAAGAAAATCAAAAAGTCGGAATACATTCCCGATGTCAGTCTGAGCTTCAATTACGTGTCGCCGCAGAACATCAACTTTGCGCCGCGACAGATTTCGACCATCGGCATTTCGCTCAGTTGGGAACCCTTCGATTGGGGACGCAAAAAACGCGAGCTTGCCGAAAAGGTACACATCATCGAGCAGGCGGAACAGAGCGCCCGCGAAACCGAAAGCGCCGTGCTGATGGAAGTCAACGCCAAATTCCGCAAGCTCAAAGAAACGCATCAACTGCTGGCCATCGGGCGATTGGCCGAAGAAACCGCGCTGGAACAGGTGCGCGTCGCGTCCAATCGTTACTCGATGCAGGCTGCGCTGTTGAAAGACGTGCTGAACGCGCAAAACTCGCTGGCTGACGCCAAGCATCAATATCAACAGGCGCTGTTGTCTTTCTGGTCTGCCAGAGCCGATTTTGAAAAAGCGATTGGAGGGGAGCAATGAGGAGATCAAAAGGCAAAAATCAAAAGGCAAAAGGCAAAACCGAGGGCAAATTTATAGAGGAGATTCAAATGGAAAATCTGAAAAGAGAGCGACAAGGAACGGTGAACCGTACCCAAGACGCAAAAAGCAAAGTGGGAGTTAATAGTTTGGACAAATTCCAAAGGCAATCACGATCTTTGATTTTTGCCTTTTGCCTTTTGCCTTTTGCCTTTGCTTTGACCGGATGTCACGAAAAAACCGCAACCGCAGAACACGCGCCGGTTTCCGTCAAGGTTAAAACGGTGGAGATGAATTCCGTCAGCAATGGTTTGCGCTATTCGGCGAACATCGAACCGATGAAGCAGGTGGAACTGGCGTTCAAAGTCGGCGGTTACGTCGAAGGACTGATGCAGGCGCGCGGTGTGGATGGTCGTCTGCGCGATGTGCAGGAAGGCGACGTGGTTGCGAAAGGCGTGGTGCTGGCGCGCGTGCGGCAGAGCGATTTCGCCGTCAAAGTGAACCAGGCTGAATCGCAAGTCGCCGAAGCGAAGTCAGGGCTGGAATCCGGCCAAGCGCAATTTGCCGAAGCGCAATCGTCCATCACATCCAGCAAAGCACAGTTGGCCGAATCCGAAGCCGCGTTTGGAAAAGCGCGACTGGATTTTGAGCGGGCAAAAAATCTATTCGCCAGCCAGAGCATGACCAAAGCGGATTACGACGCAGCCAAAACACAATTCGAAGCCGCCGAAGCCAAACGCGACGCCGCGCGGTCGCAAGTTGCCGTTGTCGAAGCCAAAGCGGCTTCCGCGCAGGCGCAAATCGAAGTGCTGCGCGCCCGAGTCAAAGGTTCGCAAGCTGTGGTTGCCGAAGCCGCGATTCCGCTGCACGACACGGCGCTTCGCGCGCCGATGAACGCCATCGTCATTCAAAAGAGCGTGGAAGTTGGTGCATTGGTTTCCGCGGGCAAAACCGGATTCACGGTTGCCGATACCAGTTCTGTCAAAGCCGTTTTTGGCGTGCCGGATTTGGTCGTCAACAAACTGAAGCTCGGAACCGCATTGACGGTCACCACCGAATCGCTGCCCGAAACCGAATTTCACGGCCAGATCACGCGCGTCGCTCCGGCGGCCGATCCGAAAAGCCGCGTCTTTGAAATCGAAGTCACGATTCCGAATCCGCAACAGGCGCTCAAAGCCGGAATGATCGCCTCGCTGGAAATCGCTCCTGCCGCGCCTGCGCAACCAATGATGGTTGTGCCGGTTTCGGCAATCGTGCGCGCCAAAAATCAGCCCGATCAATATGCCGTTTTTGTGATCGAAGAAAAAAGCGGCCACGCCATTGCACGTTCCCGCAACGTCAAACTCGGCGAAGCGCTGGGCAACACAATTGTCGTGTTGGAAGGCGTCAATGCAGGTGAACGCGTGATCACCACGGGCGCGACACTGACGCTCGACGGCCAACCGGTTCAGATCATTCCGTAACTTGAAGATGCTAGATGGCAGATGTTGGATGCCAGGAAAAGAAGAGTTCTGAACACTCGCTTCTGCTCCCGGCATCTAACATCTGGCATCCAGCACCTCTTCCGAGGTGAAACCTTATGTCACAACATCGCAGCGATGACGAAATTATCAAGAAAACGCACAACACTTCGCGCTTCTTTGTCGAAACGCGGCACATCGCCTGGGTACTGCTGGTCGCCACCTGTCTGTGGGGCATTTACGGGTATATGAGCATGCCCCAGCGCAAAGACCCGGAAGTGCAGGTGCGGACGGCAGTCGCATTGACGCCATGGCGCGGCGCAAGCGCGGAAAAGATCGAACAACTGGTGACCAAAAAAATCGAAACGCAAATTGCCGCCAACGCCAAAGTGACAAAGATCGAATCCATCTCGCGCACGGGCTTGTCTGTGGTGTACCTGGATTTGGATGAAAATTTGAAAGAAACCGGCAAGGAACTGGACGACATCAAATTAAAACTCGACGGCATTCATGACCTTCCCGATGGCGCTGGGCCAATCAACTTCGTCAAAGACTTTGGCGATACGGCGGCACTGATGTTGACGGTCGCCAGTCCCAAGGTGAGCGACGTTGAAGTCGAGTTGCGCGCGTCGGCGATCAAATCCGCTATCGAACAATCGCGCTCGCAAAATGAGTTTGTAGTTCCGCCTTCAGGCGGTGGCGCTCTCAACCAAACTGTTCAAGCTTCAGGTCAAGTTCCGCCTAAAGGCGCGACTACGAACCGAGCGGCGTTGATCATTTGTTTGCCGCAATCGCTGGTTGGGGGAAACCTGGAACCGGTGCGCAAACACCGCGATCTGTTTGTCGAATATCTGGAAAAGCAAAATCTATTGCGCGATGTCCGGTTGATGGAAGGTGCAGGCTTCATCGGAGTTGACGGCGTTTTCAATGGTGACGATGCCGCGTTCGGAAATGCGGCTGGGCAGTTTATGCGCGAACATTTGCAGGCATCGGAGCTTCATCCGGACGCCTGGCAGCCGATCGTCATCCGCGATCCGCAGGAAACCCGCGCGAAGCTCGCGGCAGTCTCAGGTGATAAATACAGTTACAAGGAGCTCGATCAGTTCACCGATTTGATCGAAAAGACGATCAAAACATTGCCGATGGTTTCCAAGGTCTCGCGCTCCGGGCTACTCGATGAGCGTGTGTTTCTGTACTACTCGCAGGAACGCCTGGCTTCTTACGGGATTCAGACTTCCAAGCTGCCGGATATTCTGAACGCGCGCAACATCACATTGCCGGGCGGGCAAATGGCCGTCGAAGGCAAAAACCTTTCGATTGACCCCAGCGGCGAATTCAAAAGCGAAAAAGAAATCGGCGAGGTGACGGTCACTTCATCGGCAGATGGCGCTCCGGTTTACCTGCGCGATCTGACGGACGTGGTGCGCGGTTACGACAGTCCCGCGCGCTTTCTAAATTACTACAACTGGCGCGATGGCAAAGGGGAATGGCATCGCACGCGTGCGGTCACGTTGGCGGTGCAAATGCGCTCCGGCGAACAGATAGACAAATTCGGCGCGGCGATTGACGCTACGCTGGCCGATTTGAAAACACGTTTGCCGGAAGATTTGGCAATGGCGCGGACTTCCGACCAACCATTGCAGGTTCGCGAAAACGTCAACCTGTTCATGAACAGTTTGTACGAAGCCGTGTTTTTGGTCGTCATCGTTTCCTTGATCGGATTTTGGGAATGGCGCTCGGCTGCGTTGATGGCGCTTTCAATGCCGATCACCT includes:
- a CDS encoding efflux RND transporter periplasmic adaptor subunit translates to MENLKRERQGTVNRTQDAKSKVGVNSLDKFQRQSRSLIFAFCLLPFAFALTGCHEKTATAEHAPVSVKVKTVEMNSVSNGLRYSANIEPMKQVELAFKVGGYVEGLMQARGVDGRLRDVQEGDVVAKGVVLARVRQSDFAVKVNQAESQVAEAKSGLESGQAQFAEAQSSITSSKAQLAESEAAFGKARLDFERAKNLFASQSMTKADYDAAKTQFEAAEAKRDAARSQVAVVEAKAASAQAQIEVLRARVKGSQAVVAEAAIPLHDTALRAPMNAIVIQKSVEVGALVSAGKTGFTVADTSSVKAVFGVPDLVVNKLKLGTALTVTTESLPETEFHGQITRVAPAADPKSRVFEIEVTIPNPQQALKAGMIASLEIAPAAPAQPMMVVPVSAIVRAKNQPDQYAVFVIEEKSGHAIARSRNVKLGEALGNTIVVLEGVNAGERVITTGATLTLDGQPVQIIP